The following are encoded in a window of Haloarcula halophila genomic DNA:
- a CDS encoding potassium channel family protein, producing MASLPVEILLGVYLGLLVGVIPALVSGALGFTFKYFTGVTLPGFGVAVLAIALAGVSGGLLALADQSITSLPNAERVITAILVVAMVSLYAHAKGDQMGANFPKRLSLQSLREKKLSTDLADLVGGRDEVRIHVVGEIADMEGYPPLSEPLRAEIRGSEWTFPVDLRIGELESRLEDRLKTEHDLGDVAVNIDERGQATVVAAPPFSGLSKRVGDGRHAVSIDAKLPTGLARGDEVTVLTTDAQVRGTVVSARCEGSKPVETPEEPEVDATEKPPTPAQAPTTDGGEGRLTVGVRRTDAQPLLRASTAKVVVEPRGTRREFELVSLLRRAGSRFQRVTIGADSALDGQTIGAAAVRETYGVAIVAVRTQGGWRLAPRGDSDLTAGDELYAVGPREALTAFTEAVA from the coding sequence ATGGCTTCGCTCCCGGTCGAGATCCTCCTGGGCGTCTATCTGGGACTGCTCGTGGGGGTCATCCCCGCGCTCGTCTCCGGTGCGCTGGGGTTTACGTTCAAATATTTCACCGGGGTGACACTGCCCGGGTTCGGTGTCGCCGTGTTAGCGATCGCGCTGGCCGGCGTCAGCGGCGGACTGCTGGCGCTTGCCGACCAGTCGATCACCTCGTTACCCAACGCCGAGCGCGTCATCACCGCGATCCTCGTCGTCGCGATGGTGTCGCTGTACGCACACGCCAAGGGCGACCAGATGGGCGCGAACTTCCCGAAACGGCTCTCCTTACAGTCGCTACGGGAGAAGAAACTCTCGACGGACCTGGCCGATCTCGTCGGCGGGCGTGACGAGGTCCGTATCCACGTCGTCGGGGAGATCGCCGACATGGAAGGATATCCTCCCCTCTCGGAACCGCTCCGGGCGGAGATCCGGGGCAGCGAGTGGACGTTTCCGGTCGATCTCCGGATCGGCGAACTCGAATCCCGCCTGGAGGACCGCCTGAAGACAGAACACGATCTCGGCGACGTCGCGGTGAACATCGACGAGCGGGGGCAGGCGACCGTCGTCGCCGCGCCGCCGTTCTCGGGACTCTCGAAACGCGTCGGCGACGGCCGTCACGCGGTCTCGATCGACGCGAAACTCCCGACGGGACTCGCTCGTGGCGACGAAGTGACCGTCTTGACGACGGACGCGCAGGTTCGGGGGACCGTCGTCAGTGCCCGCTGTGAGGGGTCGAAACCGGTCGAGACGCCCGAAGAACCCGAGGTCGACGCCACCGAGAAACCGCCGACGCCGGCGCAGGCGCCGACGACCGACGGCGGCGAGGGACGGTTGACTGTCGGGGTCCGGCGGACCGACGCCCAACCGTTGCTCAGGGCCTCGACAGCGAAAGTGGTCGTCGAGCCCCGCGGGACCCGCCGGGAGTTCGAACTCGTCTCCTTGCTTCGCCGGGCCGGCAGCCGGTTCCAGCGGGTGACGATCGGGGCCGACAGCGCACTCGACGGACAGACGATCGGTGCCGCGGCCGTCAGAGAGACCTACGGCGTCGCGATCGTGGCCGTGCGTACGCAGGGGGGATGGCGACTCGCCCCGCGTGGCGACAGCGATCTGACCGCCGGCGACGAACTGTACGCGGTCGGCCCCCGCGAGGCTCTGACGGCGTTCACGGAGGCGGTCGCGTGA
- a CDS encoding TrkA C-terminal domain-containing protein has translation MLGLATVAGTLSGTVALAYRWYVRERVPAGLAVLVGLSAVALYMGTTTALGQVIGGSDDVLAAEAILANIGAFVVGGFGAYTGTRIGERLGTDLFGVTGGREIDADVSEIVRTVGRVTSVTLPEEIDDIVGYDPMPEKTKEKLAGRRFLFPRRLTKTELRERLVSRLKVDYGVGHVDLELTGDGTVEYLAIGSRAAGIGPTLPPATNAVAIQADPAHAASAGDLVQVWETDPLQRVLTGELRGVAGEIVTVAIDAADTQKVDPSTQYKLVTLPVQDRPDREFASLLRAADETLGTATVEAGSDLDGVTIGGLQATVVAITREGAKPEPIPDRSRVLSAGDILYAIATPDALRRLEAAAVGAEPSDVDASEELPTAAVPTTEGGDDTDDISGPPAAAQSEPAVEQPTVSEAETTSRPDADSEQAATTDTGSNEQSDGDGSAETDGPDSDTMADAPASNAADAVESDGPDEPTGDEADQKEPADDQSLVDVLGGTPDRAGPDDTAEPEPPVDGSDGDETDTEDDGGDETDVALSDTDEPPTDTDDGSDRPTETDGQAADRSPDETESDQSDDDTEPDLSPDDETVPDTDLLDSFADETGEDVSAHDPEQAATDPDELTGPDEPTDQAVHTADNIFESLNEGDGDDIDLDALLQGEGEDEDVAVWDPDATESDDETGDDPAADPDDRDRE, from the coding sequence ATGCTCGGGCTGGCGACGGTAGCCGGCACCCTTTCGGGGACCGTCGCACTGGCGTACCGCTGGTACGTCCGCGAGCGGGTCCCTGCCGGACTGGCGGTCCTGGTCGGACTGAGCGCCGTCGCGCTCTACATGGGGACGACGACTGCGCTGGGACAGGTCATCGGCGGCAGCGACGACGTACTCGCCGCTGAAGCGATCCTGGCGAACATCGGCGCGTTCGTCGTCGGCGGCTTCGGGGCGTACACTGGGACCCGGATCGGCGAGCGGTTGGGGACCGACCTGTTCGGCGTGACCGGCGGTCGTGAGATCGACGCCGACGTCAGCGAGATCGTCCGGACGGTCGGCCGCGTCACATCGGTCACGCTGCCCGAGGAGATCGACGATATCGTCGGCTACGACCCGATGCCCGAGAAGACGAAGGAGAAACTGGCCGGCCGACGGTTCCTCTTCCCGCGGCGGCTGACGAAGACGGAACTCCGCGAGCGGCTGGTCTCCCGGCTCAAAGTCGACTACGGCGTCGGCCATGTCGACCTGGAACTGACCGGCGACGGCACCGTCGAATACCTCGCGATCGGTTCCCGGGCCGCGGGGATCGGACCGACGCTCCCGCCGGCGACCAACGCCGTCGCCATCCAGGCGGACCCGGCCCACGCCGCCAGCGCCGGCGACCTGGTTCAGGTCTGGGAGACGGACCCGCTCCAGCGGGTCCTGACGGGGGAACTCCGCGGTGTCGCCGGCGAGATCGTCACCGTCGCTATCGACGCGGCGGACACGCAGAAAGTCGACCCCAGCACGCAGTACAAACTCGTCACGCTCCCGGTCCAGGACCGGCCTGACCGGGAGTTCGCGTCCCTGTTACGGGCGGCCGACGAGACGCTCGGGACCGCGACGGTCGAGGCCGGGAGCGATCTCGACGGGGTCACGATCGGCGGGTTGCAGGCCACCGTCGTCGCGATCACCCGCGAGGGCGCGAAACCGGAACCGATCCCCGACAGGAGCCGGGTCCTGTCCGCGGGTGACATCCTCTACGCGATCGCGACGCCCGACGCGCTCCGCCGGCTCGAAGCCGCGGCCGTGGGTGCCGAACCCAGCGATGTCGACGCCAGCGAGGAACTGCCGACGGCGGCTGTCCCCACGACCGAAGGCGGTGACGACACCGACGACATCTCCGGGCCACCGGCGGCCGCACAGTCCGAGCCCGCCGTCGAGCAGCCGACGGTGTCCGAAGCGGAGACAACGTCTCGTCCCGACGCAGACTCCGAGCAGGCAGCGACGACAGACACCGGGTCCAACGAGCAGTCCGACGGTGACGGGAGTGCCGAGACCGACGGGCCTGACTCGGACACGATGGCGGACGCGCCGGCTTCGAACGCTGCGGACGCGGTCGAATCGGACGGTCCCGACGAACCGACAGGGGACGAGGCCGACCAGAAAGAGCCTGCTGACGACCAGTCACTCGTCGACGTACTGGGTGGCACGCCCGATAGGGCAGGTCCTGACGACACCGCCGAACCCGAGCCGCCGGTCGACGGTTCCGACGGAGACGAGACGGACACCGAAGACGACGGAGGTGACGAGACCGACGTCGCACTGTCGGACACCGACGAACCACCGACAGATACCGACGACGGTTCCGATCGGCCGACCGAAACCGACGGACAAGCGGCCGACCGGTCCCCCGACGAGACAGAGTCCGACCAGTCCGACGACGACACAGAGCCCGACCTGTCTCCCGACGACGAGACGGTCCCGGACACCGATCTGTTGGACTCGTTCGCCGACGAGACGGGCGAGGACGTCTCAGCACACGATCCCGAGCAGGCAGCGACTGATCCCGACGAACTGACTGGGCCGGACGAACCGACCGACCAGGCCGTCCACACTGCCGACAACATCTTTGAGTCGCTCAACGAGGGCGACGGGGACGACATCGACCTGGACGCGCTCCTCCAGGGCGAGGGCGAGGACGAGGACGTGGCGGTGTGGGACCCCGACGCCACCGAAAGCGACGACGAGACGGGGGACGATCCAGCCGCCGACCCGGACGACCGTGACCGCGAGTGA
- a CDS encoding ubiquitin-like small modifier protein 1: MEWKLFAHLREVAGGDTVTVDVDGEPTVGAALDALREEYPSLAAEVSEDGELVDHVRLLVDGEDPFTAGEGLATTVDEGTELALFPPVSGG; encoded by the coding sequence ATGGAGTGGAAACTGTTCGCACACCTCCGAGAAGTCGCCGGCGGTGACACCGTTACCGTCGACGTCGACGGCGAACCGACAGTCGGTGCCGCGTTGGACGCACTCCGCGAGGAGTACCCTTCCCTGGCCGCCGAGGTATCGGAGGACGGCGAGCTGGTCGACCACGTCAGACTACTGGTCGACGGCGAGGACCCCTTCACTGCGGGTGAGGGCCTGGCGACGACCGTCGACGAGGGCACCGAACTGGCCCTGTTCCCGCCGGTCAGCGGCGGCTAA
- a CDS encoding GNAT family N-acetyltransferase: protein MSSTVRQAREADYEDVVSVVEGVWDDRETDDYVPDVFDDWVRSDGPSQRTVVVEVDGTVVGLCQAALVSDHEAYVQGIRVDPAHRGAGYGLAMLGDLFEWASDRGATVARGMVFSWNDAGLGQAVAAGFRPESAFRWARPEPGEAEPSMPVERDPTAAWSYWTRSDGRTALSGVTLDTEQTWAVAELTRERLQRLADEQAVFAVAGSGTRGMACRVRTTEDAGTDRTLAEYAVGTWEDTDAADALFDAVRADAATLGVDGTRVFIPETPRHVAEAAYVRANTSDWPTFALSADLTGA from the coding sequence ATGTCATCGACCGTCCGGCAGGCACGCGAAGCCGACTACGAGGACGTGGTATCCGTCGTCGAGGGCGTCTGGGACGACCGTGAGACTGACGATTACGTTCCGGACGTCTTCGACGACTGGGTCCGCAGCGACGGCCCGAGTCAGCGGACCGTCGTCGTCGAGGTCGACGGGACCGTCGTCGGCCTCTGTCAGGCAGCGCTGGTCTCCGACCACGAGGCCTACGTCCAGGGAATCCGGGTCGATCCGGCTCACCGCGGCGCAGGCTACGGGCTTGCGATGCTCGGGGACCTCTTCGAGTGGGCCAGCGACCGCGGTGCGACCGTCGCCCGCGGGATGGTGTTCTCCTGGAACGACGCCGGCCTCGGACAGGCCGTCGCCGCCGGCTTCCGACCCGAGAGCGCCTTCCGCTGGGCGCGCCCGGAACCGGGCGAGGCGGAGCCGTCGATGCCCGTCGAGCGCGACCCGACGGCGGCCTGGAGTTACTGGACCCGAAGCGACGGCCGGACCGCCCTCTCCGGGGTCACACTGGACACAGAGCAGACGTGGGCGGTCGCCGAGTTGACACGGGAGCGCCTCCAGCGGTTGGCGGACGAACAGGCCGTCTTCGCGGTCGCCGGGAGCGGAACCCGGGGGATGGCCTGCCGCGTCCGGACGACCGAGGACGCGGGAACCGACCGGACGCTCGCCGAATACGCCGTCGGGACGTGGGAGGACACCGACGCGGCGGACGCGCTGTTCGACGCCGTTCGGGCCGACGCGGCCACGTTGGGCGTCGACGGGACACGGGTCTTCATCCCGGAGACGCCGCGCCACGTCGCCGAGGCGGCCTACGTCCGGGCGAACACGAGCGACTGGCCGACGTTCGCCCTCTCGGCCGACCTCACCGGGGCTTAG
- the gatD gene encoding Glu-tRNA(Gln) amidotransferase subunit GatD produces MNAGDRVRVDRADQTYEGVLLPSSTPDHLAIKLDGGYNVGVDRAEAEVEVLESDVYDVESAQDEQGQSEIEFDDDLPTVSLISTGGTIASTVDYRTGAVTAQFDAEDVLRAVPDLAGMANYRGRVVANILSENMTPAVWQDLAAAIYEEIEAGADGVVVMHGTDTMQFTAAAMAFMLDTPVPVIFTGSQRSADRPSSDNVMNAVCSVEAATSDCAEVLVCMHADESDDRCALHRGTRVRKNHTSRRDAFETVGANPLGEVDYDTDGDNEVTFRREYAERGDTDLALADDLATDVELVKFTPGMDPTLLETAAEDSAGIVIEGTGLGHVNTDWIDAIDALDVPVVMTSQCLEGRVCDRVYDTGRDLLEAGVIEGEDMLPGTAKVKLMWALANAGDVEDAIRDPLAGEIQQRSTPWL; encoded by the coding sequence ATGAACGCAGGCGACCGCGTCCGCGTCGACCGCGCGGACCAGACCTACGAGGGGGTCTTGCTCCCGTCGAGCACCCCTGACCACCTCGCGATCAAGCTCGACGGTGGCTACAACGTCGGCGTCGACCGGGCCGAGGCCGAGGTCGAAGTACTCGAATCCGACGTGTACGACGTCGAGAGCGCCCAGGACGAACAGGGACAGTCCGAGATCGAGTTCGACGACGACCTGCCGACGGTGTCGCTGATCTCGACGGGGGGCACCATCGCCTCGACCGTCGACTACCGCACCGGCGCGGTCACCGCACAGTTCGACGCCGAGGACGTCCTCCGGGCGGTGCCGGACCTGGCGGGGATGGCAAACTACCGTGGTCGCGTCGTCGCCAACATCCTCTCGGAGAACATGACTCCCGCCGTCTGGCAGGACCTCGCGGCGGCCATCTACGAGGAGATCGAAGCGGGCGCCGACGGCGTCGTCGTCATGCACGGCACCGACACGATGCAGTTTACCGCCGCCGCGATGGCGTTCATGTTGGACACGCCGGTCCCCGTCATCTTCACCGGGAGTCAGCGGTCGGCCGACCGTCCATCCTCGGACAACGTGATGAACGCCGTCTGCTCGGTCGAGGCGGCCACGAGCGACTGCGCGGAAGTGCTGGTCTGTATGCACGCCGACGAGTCCGACGACCGGTGTGCGCTCCACCGCGGGACCCGCGTCCGGAAGAACCACACCTCCCGCCGGGACGCCTTCGAGACGGTCGGCGCGAACCCGCTGGGGGAAGTCGACTACGACACCGACGGCGACAACGAAGTTACCTTCCGCCGGGAGTACGCCGAGCGCGGCGACACCGACCTGGCGCTGGCCGACGACCTGGCGACCGACGTGGAACTCGTGAAGTTCACACCAGGGATGGACCCCACGCTGCTCGAAACGGCTGCCGAGGACAGCGCCGGTATCGTCATCGAGGGGACCGGCCTGGGCCACGTCAACACCGACTGGATCGACGCGATCGATGCGCTGGACGTGCCGGTCGTGATGACCAGCCAGTGTCTCGAAGGCCGGGTCTGTGACCGGGTGTACGACACCGGCCGGGACCTGTTGGAGGCCGGCGTCATCGAGGGCGAAGACATGCTGCCCGGGACGGCGAAGGTGAAACTGATGTGGGCGTTGGCAAACGCCGGGGACGTCGAGGACGCCATCCGGGACCCCCTGGCCGGCGAGATCCAGCAGCGGTCGACCCCCTGGCTGTAG
- a CDS encoding ArsR/SmtB family transcription factor: MDSAELLDLLGNANRRRILRLLAHKPCYITEISEYLGVSPKAVIDHLQKLEDAGLVTSRTDDKRRKYFSISRNLRLEVRVSPYEFGTKSAYPTNPGFDMSRCRHISIDVGDGGEETLGDLASELERLEQLENELSLAQRWVQGRATDVRDRIDEAVDDGDGRLYAELVSALAAGVSTVPALSREVEAPPELIEEVLDRLAAQDVVEETEDGWQLR, encoded by the coding sequence ATGGACTCCGCCGAGTTGCTCGATCTCCTCGGGAACGCCAACCGTCGGCGTATCCTCCGACTGCTCGCCCACAAGCCCTGTTACATCACGGAGATCAGTGAGTACCTTGGCGTCAGTCCCAAGGCGGTCATCGACCACCTCCAGAAACTGGAAGACGCCGGACTCGTCACCTCCCGGACCGACGACAAGCGCCGAAAGTACTTCTCGATCTCGCGGAACCTCCGACTGGAGGTCCGTGTCTCGCCCTACGAGTTCGGGACCAAGAGCGCCTACCCGACCAATCCCGGCTTCGACATGTCCAGATGTCGCCATATCAGCATCGACGTCGGCGACGGCGGAGAGGAGACGCTTGGCGACCTCGCCAGCGAACTCGAACGGCTCGAACAGTTGGAGAACGAGCTCTCACTGGCCCAGCGGTGGGTCCAGGGCCGCGCGACAGACGTCCGTGACCGGATCGACGAGGCCGTCGACGACGGTGACGGCCGGCTCTACGCCGAACTCGTGAGCGCGCTGGCAGCCGGCGTCTCCACCGTCCCGGCGCTGTCCCGCGAAGTCGAAGCGCCACCGGAACTGATCGAGGAGGTACTCGACCGGCTGGCGGCACAGGACGTGGTCGAGGAGACCGAGGACGGCTGGCAGTTACGATAG
- a CDS encoding DUF1405 domain-containing protein gives MDSERATGTGDYLLPRRYARYYLENTPSLVWLLLVNVVAMLVGVRYYVETMPDVSTFLWPLYADSPAALFLMTLSLATLLPFLGRSLDEVPLSRPLAYLHTIALVWLLKMGLWTVVALNLGFDAYFPAPWAYFGIIVTHVGFVAEGLLVPHYARTTRGALLTALALALGNDLLDYGFGYYPPLRYDPGITLTAATVALSVGAVVAASWLLPRHAENEV, from the coding sequence ATGGACAGCGAGCGAGCGACCGGTACCGGTGACTACCTGCTCCCCCGCCGGTACGCACGCTACTACCTGGAGAACACGCCGAGTCTGGTCTGGTTGCTGCTCGTCAACGTCGTCGCGATGCTGGTCGGCGTCCGGTACTACGTCGAGACGATGCCTGACGTGTCGACGTTCCTCTGGCCGCTGTACGCCGACTCGCCGGCAGCCCTGTTTCTCATGACGCTCTCGCTGGCGACGCTGCTGCCGTTTCTCGGTCGGTCGCTGGACGAGGTTCCGCTGAGTCGACCGCTCGCGTATCTCCACACCATCGCGCTGGTCTGGCTGCTCAAGATGGGGCTCTGGACCGTCGTTGCGCTGAACCTGGGGTTCGACGCCTACTTCCCCGCGCCGTGGGCGTACTTCGGGATCATCGTCACCCACGTCGGGTTCGTCGCCGAGGGGTTGCTGGTCCCACACTACGCGCGGACGACCCGCGGTGCGCTCCTGACGGCGCTTGCGCTCGCGCTCGGCAACGACCTTCTCGACTACGGGTTCGGCTACTACCCACCGCTTCGCTACGATCCGGGGATCACGCTCACAGCAGCGACAGTCGCACTCTCGGTCGGCGCGGTCGTCGCCGCGTCCTGGCTGCTTCCAAGACACGCTGAAAACGAAGTATAA
- a CDS encoding DUF5802 family protein, protein MFEQFSRGYYLGRLYVEPHDDAAATMCREQHERVNRQLYTTGDGVERTDLPLVMKLGSQHFTVHGDDGVPADTLAVPRDLLEDHRFENPPDLREVFLAKADHAQQLLSVSTDTSENGPFWNRTH, encoded by the coding sequence ATGTTCGAACAGTTTTCACGCGGATACTATCTCGGGCGGCTGTACGTCGAGCCACACGACGACGCAGCCGCAACGATGTGTCGCGAACAACACGAGCGCGTCAACCGACAGTTGTACACGACCGGTGACGGGGTCGAACGCACAGACCTCCCGCTCGTGATGAAACTCGGTTCACAGCATTTCACCGTCCACGGCGACGACGGCGTCCCGGCCGATACACTCGCGGTCCCTCGTGACCTCCTCGAAGACCACCGGTTCGAGAACCCGCCGGATCTCCGCGAGGTGTTCCTGGCGAAGGCCGACCACGCTCAGCAACTGCTCTCTGTGAGTACCGATACCTCCGAGAACGGGCCGTTCTGGAACCGAACACATTAA
- a CDS encoding DUF7126 family protein, whose amino-acid sequence MHIIIAGADEDGLGAALSDIEADVHAVDVANRPGLEEAGIHEADVYLLTEMRQATSIAVAKDLNPDVRVVIYADGSLPDFASRQADLVVDPDLLSPEAVAEEL is encoded by the coding sequence ATGCATATCATCATCGCCGGCGCCGACGAGGACGGACTGGGCGCAGCGCTTTCCGACATCGAAGCCGATGTCCATGCGGTCGATGTCGCGAACCGGCCGGGTCTGGAGGAGGCCGGCATCCACGAGGCCGACGTCTATCTGCTGACCGAGATGCGCCAAGCGACCTCGATCGCGGTCGCGAAAGACCTCAACCCGGACGTCCGGGTCGTCATCTACGCCGACGGCTCGCTCCCGGATTTCGCCAGCCGACAGGCGGACCTCGTCGTCGACCCCGACCTGCTGAGCCCGGAAGCAGTCGCAGAGGAGCTATAA
- a CDS encoding MBL fold metallo-hydrolase yields the protein MVQSLGDGVWWYDLTGVNAALVDDGGTVTLVDTGMPWDGNRLVAGLIDTGFEPRDVERILLTHYDMDHVGGLSAFEQAGATVYVGTADANFVAGDRSPPLRNHKGALQRLTSPLVDAPDLPIEPLSDGETVGSFTAYHTSGHTPGHVSYVSESLSTALLGDLVREKRGRFHPSPWHLSYDIRDVRRSIQSLVEDAPSFEIAVPGHGTPFERGGSDRLADLAARL from the coding sequence ATGGTACAGTCTCTCGGCGACGGCGTGTGGTGGTACGACCTCACGGGCGTCAACGCCGCGCTCGTCGACGACGGCGGGACGGTGACGCTCGTCGATACCGGGATGCCCTGGGACGGCAACCGGCTGGTCGCAGGACTGATCGACACCGGGTTCGAGCCCCGCGATGTCGAACGGATTCTCCTTACCCACTACGACATGGACCACGTGGGCGGTCTATCCGCCTTCGAACAGGCCGGCGCCACGGTCTACGTGGGGACCGCCGACGCGAACTTCGTCGCCGGCGACCGTTCGCCGCCCCTGCGAAACCACAAGGGCGCACTCCAGCGACTCACGTCGCCACTGGTCGACGCACCCGACCTCCCGATCGAACCACTGTCCGACGGCGAGACCGTCGGGAGCTTCACCGCCTATCACACATCGGGCCACACGCCCGGCCACGTCAGTTACGTCAGCGAGTCGCTGTCGACGGCGCTGCTCGGCGATCTGGTCCGGGAGAAGCGGGGACGGTTTCACCCCTCGCCGTGGCACCTGAGCTACGACATCCGGGATGTCCGTCGGTCGATCCAGTCGCTCGTCGAGGACGCTCCATCGTTCGAGATCGCGGTGCCCGGCCACGGAACGCCCTTCGAACGCGGCGGCTCGGACCGGCTCGCCGATCTGGCTGCCCGGTTATAG
- a CDS encoding WD40/YVTN/BNR-like repeat-containing protein: protein MSDRTATRRGALKGIGATVAAATGITAFSVSGAAQSPWTAVESPTGNTLHDVEYTDEGAYAVGGGGVVLERTPLGWQKIVDGGPTGNGNSLYGADVTDDGKRLWFVGSSGAIGEYDVESGVLTDHSAPMDVTNNFNDVSVTGRADEANVYVAGDSGKMYYSFENGASQTWEYVTPGSGSAINAVDFFDDRKGHIVDGNKSVFRTSDGATWDKIGLADANVNFYGVDSDGFDDVWISGGGGMIFHWDGVEWTPADTGDAGLRDIEVTDDDSDGLTVGGGGKVYDLDEKWNQQATPSGQNLKAVVRGSTDIAVGSGGTIVER, encoded by the coding sequence ATGTCCGATCGAACTGCGACGCGACGCGGTGCACTCAAGGGTATCGGTGCGACAGTTGCCGCAGCCACGGGGATCACGGCGTTCTCCGTCTCGGGGGCGGCCCAGTCGCCCTGGACCGCCGTGGAGTCGCCGACGGGGAACACGCTCCACGACGTCGAGTACACGGACGAGGGCGCGTACGCGGTCGGTGGTGGTGGCGTCGTCCTCGAACGGACGCCCCTGGGCTGGCAGAAGATCGTCGACGGCGGGCCGACGGGGAACGGAAACAGCCTCTACGGCGCGGACGTGACCGACGACGGCAAGCGCCTGTGGTTCGTCGGGTCGTCGGGTGCGATCGGCGAGTACGACGTCGAGTCCGGTGTCCTGACCGACCACAGCGCCCCCATGGACGTGACCAACAACTTCAACGACGTCTCGGTCACGGGCCGGGCCGACGAGGCGAACGTCTACGTCGCCGGCGACTCCGGGAAGATGTACTACTCCTTCGAGAACGGCGCCAGCCAGACCTGGGAGTACGTCACGCCCGGTTCGGGCTCGGCGATCAACGCCGTCGACTTCTTCGACGACCGGAAGGGCCACATCGTCGACGGCAACAAGTCCGTGTTCCGGACCAGCGATGGCGCGACCTGGGACAAGATCGGGCTGGCCGACGCCAACGTCAACTTCTACGGTGTCGATTCGGACGGCTTCGACGACGTGTGGATCTCCGGCGGTGGCGGGATGATCTTCCACTGGGACGGCGTCGAGTGGACGCCCGCCGACACCGGCGACGCGGGGCTGCGGGACATCGAGGTCACCGACGACGACAGTGACGGCCTCACGGTCGGTGGCGGCGGGAAGGTGTACGACCTCGACGAGAAGTGGAACCAACAGGCGACCCCCAGCGGCCAGAACCTGAAAGCGGTCGTCCGGGGCAGCACCGACATCGCCGTCGGCTCCGGCGGGACCATCGTCGAGCGGTAA
- a CDS encoding MogA/MoaB family molybdenum cofactor biosynthesis protein — translation MVDFQSRDTRRGASEESDDEPETEPDQETEQSGDGGTSESGTASEAATTDGTETANETDTVEETDTQTAETDAASRTDTADEAEGTAPTSDTEPAEPPGSPPESTSTDAQGPAETTPGRSKPTGSGPVTTTQTARSVSTTPARSIDVALVAVGEAATSEGDPNLTTDRLTESLTDAGHSVTVTRELSGGYDEVQGAVDGLVSRPDVEAVVTVGGTGIAQSEVVIEAVHPLFEKVLPGFGEVVRNLLFYRAGTSVVGVRTTAGIAGESPVFCLPGERELAVRAVEEVVTTEAPALVAELE, via the coding sequence ATGGTCGATTTCCAGTCCAGGGACACGCGGCGGGGGGCGAGCGAGGAGTCCGACGACGAGCCGGAAACGGAGCCCGATCAGGAGACAGAGCAGTCCGGTGACGGCGGAACGAGCGAGTCGGGGACAGCGAGCGAGGCAGCGACGACGGACGGAACAGAGACCGCAAACGAGACAGACACAGTGGAAGAGACGGACACGCAGACGGCGGAGACAGACGCGGCCTCACGGACCGACACAGCGGACGAAGCCGAGGGGACAGCCCCGACCAGCGACACGGAGCCGGCCGAACCACCCGGCTCGCCGCCTGAATCAACCTCGACCGACGCCCAGGGGCCAGCCGAAACAACGCCAGGGCGATCGAAACCAACCGGCTCGGGGCCGGTAACGACAACGCAAACGGCACGGTCGGTGTCGACGACACCTGCACGATCGATCGACGTGGCGCTGGTCGCCGTCGGCGAGGCAGCGACTTCGGAGGGCGATCCGAACCTGACGACGGATCGACTGACGGAGAGTCTGACCGACGCCGGTCACTCGGTGACTGTGACCCGAGAGCTGTCGGGCGGATACGACGAGGTCCAGGGGGCCGTCGACGGACTGGTTTCGCGACCGGACGTGGAGGCGGTCGTCACCGTCGGCGGGACCGGTATCGCGCAGTCGGAGGTCGTCATCGAGGCGGTCCACCCGCTGTTCGAGAAGGTCTTGCCCGGGTTCGGTGAAGTCGTCAGGAACCTCCTGTTTTACCGGGCCGGGACCAGCGTCGTCGGCGTCCGAACGACGGCGGGGATCGCCGGCGAGAGCCCGGTGTTCTGTCTTCCCGGCGAGCGAGAACTGGCGGTCCGCGCAGTCGAGGAAGTCGTCACGACCGAAGCACCGGCGCTCGTCGCCGAACTCGAATGA